A single genomic interval of Metasolibacillus fluoroglycofenilyticus harbors:
- a CDS encoding deoxyribonuclease IV encodes MLLGSHVSMNGKKMLLGASEEALSYGANTFMIYTGAPQNTRRKPIEELNIEAGLAHMQEHGMQNIVVHAPYIINLGNTTKPETFRLGVDFLQEEIRRTAAIGATQIVLHPGAHVGAGADAGIAKIVEGLNEVLSEEHPVQIALETMAGKGSECGRTFEELAQIISGVTNNERLSVCFDTCHVHDAGYNIVDDFDGVLNEFDKIIGLDRLKVLHINDSKNVRGAAKDRHENIGFGEIGFNVLNYIVHHNQLMHIPKILETPFVGADAKTKAAPYLYEISMLRDAEFRPALIDAMRG; translated from the coding sequence ATGTTATTAGGTTCGCACGTATCTATGAATGGGAAGAAAATGCTGCTAGGTGCTAGTGAAGAGGCATTAAGCTACGGTGCTAATACGTTTATGATTTATACTGGTGCGCCACAAAATACGCGTCGCAAGCCTATTGAAGAGCTAAATATTGAGGCAGGACTAGCACATATGCAGGAGCATGGCATGCAAAATATTGTAGTCCATGCACCATATATCATTAATCTTGGAAATACGACAAAGCCAGAAACATTTCGCCTTGGCGTAGACTTTTTACAAGAGGAAATTAGACGCACAGCAGCAATCGGGGCAACACAAATTGTTCTGCATCCAGGTGCACATGTTGGGGCGGGGGCAGACGCGGGTATTGCTAAAATTGTGGAAGGCTTAAATGAAGTATTATCTGAGGAGCATCCCGTGCAAATCGCACTGGAAACGATGGCTGGCAAAGGGAGTGAATGTGGTCGTACATTTGAGGAGCTCGCGCAAATTATTAGCGGCGTAACAAATAATGAGCGCCTTTCAGTTTGCTTCGATACTTGCCACGTCCATGATGCTGGCTACAATATTGTCGATGATTTTGATGGGGTTTTAAATGAGTTTGATAAAATAATTGGCTTAGACCGTTTAAAAGTGTTGCATATTAATGATTCGAAAAATGTGCGTGGTGCAGCAAAAGACCGCCATGAAAATATCGGCTTTGGCGAAATTGGCTTCAATGTATTGAACTATATTGTGCATCATAACCAACTAATGCACATACCGAAAATACTTGAAACACCTTTTGTTGGGGCAGATGCAAAAACGAAAGCGGCACCATATTTATATGAAATTTCCATGCTACGTGATGCAGAATTCCGACCAGCGTTAATAGATGCAATGCGAGGCTAA
- the dacB gene encoding D-alanyl-D-alanine carboxypeptidase/D-alanyl-D-alanine endopeptidase encodes MIGLPITANAHMLDQAITKNIGKLHTSVSLRSLTTGNVLYEHNGQTLMKPASTLKLLTGSAALHVLGRDYTFSTELFIDGVIADATLYGDVYIKGGGDPTLQQQDFLTFAKILKRHGIRKIQGNLYGDDSAFSGNALTPGIAKEDETEYYAARISALTMSPNTDYDAGTVIVQITGDKTTQPPSFRVLPNASGMKIVNQARTVAKTGKNTLTVKRQYSSNTVIIAGNIPQGSTVKEWVTLQDPTINTLHAIKNTWQSTGLNISQVTVGRKVIPATASKLYTKESLPLHKLYPVFMKLSNNSIADILVKTLGLEMYGEGNTENGVAALRDYAYSLGLNTKQWRLEDGSGMSHANRVSANELTALLAKMQQQSIYTNFYQGLPIGGQEERFVGGTLRKRFDTNALRGRVVAKTGSITNVYTLSGYVTAKSGRQYAFAIMTDKKNAQALKQIDQLVEVIIQHY; translated from the coding sequence TTGATAGGGTTACCTATTACAGCGAACGCACATATGCTTGACCAAGCGATAACGAAAAATATTGGCAAATTACATACAAGTGTGTCATTGCGCTCTTTAACAACTGGTAATGTTTTATATGAGCATAATGGGCAAACGTTGATGAAGCCTGCCTCCACATTAAAGCTCTTAACAGGAAGTGCCGCCTTGCATGTACTAGGGCGCGATTATACATTTTCAACAGAGCTATTTATAGATGGTGTAATTGCAGATGCAACATTATATGGTGATGTATACATAAAGGGTGGCGGGGATCCTACATTACAGCAGCAGGATTTTCTCACTTTTGCAAAAATATTAAAGCGCCACGGCATCCGCAAGATACAAGGCAATTTGTATGGAGATGATAGCGCATTTAGCGGCAATGCATTGACGCCGGGAATCGCTAAGGAAGATGAAACAGAATATTATGCGGCAAGAATATCTGCCCTAACAATGTCTCCGAACACAGATTATGATGCTGGGACGGTTATTGTACAAATAACAGGTGATAAGACTACACAGCCCCCAAGCTTTAGGGTTTTACCAAATGCGAGTGGAATGAAGATTGTCAATCAAGCAAGGACAGTTGCCAAAACAGGCAAAAATACATTAACAGTGAAAAGGCAATACAGCTCTAACACAGTTATTATTGCAGGTAATATTCCACAAGGGAGCACTGTGAAGGAATGGGTAACATTACAAGACCCAACGATTAATACGTTGCACGCTATTAAAAATACTTGGCAATCAACAGGTTTAAACATTTCACAAGTAACAGTTGGACGCAAAGTTATACCTGCAACAGCATCAAAATTATATACAAAAGAATCTTTGCCATTACATAAGCTTTATCCTGTTTTTATGAAGCTAAGCAATAACAGCATTGCAGATATACTAGTGAAAACCTTAGGATTAGAAATGTACGGTGAAGGCAATACAGAAAATGGAGTAGCTGCTTTACGCGATTATGCGTATTCTTTAGGCTTAAACACGAAGCAATGGCGTTTGGAAGATGGTTCAGGTATGTCACATGCTAACCGGGTTTCTGCCAATGAATTGACAGCCTTACTAGCAAAAATGCAGCAGCAGTCAATTTACACTAATTTTTATCAAGGCTTACCAATTGGTGGGCAGGAGGAACGCTTTGTTGGAGGTACTCTGCGCAAGCGCTTTGATACAAATGCACTTAGAGGACGTGTTGTCGCTAAAACAGGTAGCATTACAAATGTTTACACATTATCGGGTTATGTAACAGCTAAAAGTGGACGCCAATATGCATTTGCCATAATGACTGACAAGAAAAATGCGCAGGCTTTGAAGCAAATAGACCAGCTAGTAGAGGTTATTATTCAGCATTATTAA
- a CDS encoding metal ABC transporter ATP-binding protein, whose translation MTKPIIQLRNVSFQYDGTQALNNISFQVEQGDFLALLGPNGSGKSTLLKLILGLLKPANGEIELFGQPIQAFKQRQWIGYVSQKSNAFNSGFPATVAEVVRSGLTKKMGLFKRFPKDVDTRVVEALRAVGMENFAMRNIGQLSGGQQQRVFIARALIAEPRLLILDEPTVGIDHENVQSFYDMLVKLNEERQITMILVTHDVDIVSEHISHVACLNKTIHFHGYKDDFDHISQQKLDAWYGHKVRKIH comes from the coding sequence ATGACAAAACCGATTATCCAATTACGCAATGTGTCATTTCAATATGATGGTACACAAGCTTTGAATAATATCTCCTTTCAAGTAGAGCAGGGAGACTTTTTAGCACTATTAGGTCCGAATGGGTCAGGTAAATCAACATTGTTAAAGCTTATACTTGGTTTATTAAAGCCAGCAAACGGTGAAATCGAACTGTTTGGTCAGCCGATACAAGCATTTAAACAGCGACAATGGATTGGCTATGTATCGCAAAAATCAAATGCCTTTAATTCAGGCTTTCCCGCAACAGTTGCAGAAGTTGTCAGAAGTGGCTTGACGAAGAAAATGGGTTTATTTAAGCGTTTTCCAAAAGATGTTGATACACGTGTAGTAGAAGCATTAAGAGCAGTGGGAATGGAAAATTTTGCGATGCGTAATATCGGACAACTATCTGGTGGGCAACAGCAGCGCGTTTTTATTGCACGAGCGCTTATTGCCGAACCGAGGCTACTTATACTTGATGAGCCGACAGTTGGTATCGACCATGAAAATGTGCAATCGTTTTATGATATGCTCGTTAAACTAAATGAGGAACGACAAATTACAATGATTTTAGTTACGCATGATGTGGATATTGTATCAGAACATATTAGCCATGTGGCATGCTTAAATAAAACGATTCATTTTCATGGTTATAAAGATGACTTTGACCATATCTCACAGCAAAAGCTTGATGCGTGGTATGGCCATAAAGTACGAAAGATCCACTAG
- a CDS encoding metal ABC transporter permease: MIEAILRYEFLQNAFFSGLIIGIIAPLLGVFIVVRRLSLIADALSHVTLAGIAGSLYISQSFAAMALLNPIYLGIVASVSGSILIERLRRLYKHYEELAIPIIMSGGIGLSAIFISLASGFNTDLMSYLFGSVSAVSRQDLWIVLAIAAVVVVFLLLFFKELFVLSFDEEYAKASGLPAKWIHLLFMVVVALVIAASMRIVGILLVSSLMTLPVAAAMRLAKGFKQAIIYAILFGELAVIIGLVSAFYLNLAPGGTIVVTSIVILLCVILAKKFKTQAKEAAL, encoded by the coding sequence ATGATAGAAGCAATTTTACGTTACGAATTTTTACAAAATGCCTTTTTTTCAGGGCTAATTATCGGCATTATTGCACCTTTACTTGGCGTATTTATTGTTGTGCGTAGGCTATCGCTTATTGCGGATGCACTGTCACATGTTACGCTTGCAGGGATTGCAGGTAGCTTATATATAAGTCAAAGCTTTGCGGCAATGGCTTTATTGAACCCAATCTATTTGGGCATTGTCGCTTCTGTTAGTGGCTCGATTTTAATAGAGCGTCTACGCCGTCTGTATAAGCATTATGAGGAGCTGGCAATTCCGATTATTATGTCGGGAGGAATCGGCTTAAGTGCAATTTTTATATCATTGGCAAGCGGCTTTAATACGGACTTAATGAGCTATTTATTTGGCTCAGTATCCGCTGTGTCGCGGCAAGATTTATGGATTGTTTTAGCGATTGCAGCAGTTGTTGTTGTCTTTTTACTGTTATTTTTCAAGGAATTATTTGTCCTTTCTTTTGATGAGGAATACGCAAAGGCAAGTGGACTGCCGGCAAAGTGGATTCATTTATTATTTATGGTAGTTGTGGCGCTTGTGATTGCGGCAAGTATGCGCATTGTAGGCATTTTGCTTGTATCGAGCTTGATGACATTGCCTGTTGCTGCAGCGATGCGTCTGGCCAAAGGCTTTAAGCAAGCAATCATTTACGCGATTCTTTTTGGCGAACTAGCGGTAATTATAGGACTTGTTAGCGCCTTTTACTTAAATTTAGCACCGGGTGGAACAATTGTTGTCACATCCATAGTCATATTATTATGTGTGATACTTGCAAAAAAATTTAAAACACAAGCAAAGGAGGCAGCGCTATGA
- a CDS encoding Fur family transcriptional regulator: MNLTRALEILKDNGYKKTDKRELILKMFEETDKYLTARDLLDVLKKDFPGMSFDTIYRNLATFVELGILDETEMQGERNFRMHCESEHHHHHFICRECGSVKELPLCPMEFLGGSLPNFEVEAHKFEVYGKCPDCVIVQ, from the coding sequence ATGAATTTGACACGTGCATTGGAAATTTTAAAGGATAATGGCTATAAAAAAACGGATAAGCGGGAGCTCATCTTGAAAATGTTTGAAGAGACGGATAAATATTTAACGGCTCGCGATTTATTAGATGTTTTGAAAAAGGATTTTCCTGGGATGAGCTTTGATACAATTTATCGTAATTTAGCAACATTTGTCGAGCTCGGCATTTTGGACGAAACAGAGATGCAAGGGGAACGAAACTTCAGAATGCATTGTGAATCAGAGCACCATCATCATCACTTTATTTGTCGTGAATGTGGTAGTGTGAAAGAATTGCCTTTATGTCCGATGGAATTTCTTGGTGGGAGCTTGCCGAATTTCGAAGTTGAAGCACATAAATTTGAAGTGTATGGCAAATGCCCAGATTGTGTTATCGTGCAGTAA
- a CDS encoding bifunctional adenosylcobinamide kinase/adenosylcobinamide-phosphate guanylyltransferase, with translation MGIQYISGAVRKDISFSGSPLFSINYFGGGMMGHLIFVTGGVRSGKSAFAEQYAQQLAATNDSRSLTYIASGVAFDAEMQARIARHQADREASEAIWHTLEIPDVLEEELFVFGNAEVVLWDCLTTWLGNVIYKTSSDNKQAHAISHYIKSFKQYIEKWKEQDIIILLVSNEVLDEPASQYEETELYKQLLGELHQWIVAQCDEAYEIDHRLSKRWK, from the coding sequence GTGGGTATTCAATACATCAGTGGGGCTGTCCGAAAAGATATTAGCTTTTCGGGCAGCCCCCTTTTTAGCATTAACTATTTTGGTGGTGGAATGATGGGACATTTAATATTTGTGACAGGCGGTGTTCGCAGTGGAAAAAGCGCATTCGCGGAGCAATATGCACAGCAGCTTGCGGCAACTAATGATAGCCGTTCTTTGACCTATATTGCGTCAGGAGTAGCCTTTGATGCGGAAATGCAAGCAAGAATTGCCAGACACCAAGCAGACCGAGAAGCTAGCGAGGCTATTTGGCATACGCTCGAAATACCAGATGTATTAGAAGAAGAGCTATTCGTATTTGGGAATGCTGAGGTTGTGCTATGGGATTGCTTAACAACATGGCTAGGGAATGTGATATATAAAACAAGCTCAGATAATAAACAAGCTCATGCCATTTCACATTACATTAAATCATTCAAGCAATATATTGAAAAGTGGAAAGAACAAGATATAATTATTTTACTTGTTTCTAATGAGGTATTAGACGAGCCAGCATCGCAATATGAAGAAACAGAATTATATAAGCAATTATTAGGCGAGCTTCATCAATGGATTGTGGCACAATGTGATGAAGCCTATGAAATAGACCATCGATTAAGTAAGCGTTGGAAGTAA
- the cobS gene encoding adenosylcobinamide-GDP ribazoletransferase translates to MKHFLTGLLLSLQFFSVLPIKRELSLTKKNVTAMYILMPLLSLLTGGALIGFLTINNYWLQLSPLLTAAILVVGMIVITGGIHTDGFIDTSDAFFSYRDTEKRLTILEDPRVGAFGVLAVVCLLLLKVGFLYEALLREINLFYFIAIPLLARVAMLLYFITMKNAKTTGLAAYFKERVQTKAVIVACVFYSLLVITFALYMGDWSLLALYIIMLCSLLFYRHWSNKNFAGMTGDLLGALYEGMELVLWGTLLLFI, encoded by the coding sequence ATGAAGCATTTCTTAACAGGGCTACTCCTTAGCTTGCAGTTTTTTAGCGTGCTGCCAATTAAGCGAGAACTATCTTTAACGAAAAAAAATGTGACAGCCATGTATATACTTATGCCTCTTCTTAGCTTATTGACGGGTGGAGCGCTTATAGGATTTTTGACTATAAATAATTACTGGCTACAATTATCGCCATTATTAACAGCCGCCATTTTAGTCGTAGGTATGATTGTCATAACAGGTGGTATACATACAGATGGGTTTATCGACACAAGCGATGCTTTTTTTTCCTATCGTGATACAGAAAAGCGTTTAACAATTTTAGAGGACCCAAGGGTAGGAGCCTTTGGTGTTTTAGCAGTTGTCTGTTTATTATTGCTAAAAGTGGGATTTCTCTATGAGGCTTTATTGCGTGAAATTAATCTTTTTTACTTTATTGCAATTCCTCTTTTAGCACGTGTTGCGATGCTACTTTATTTCATTACAATGAAAAACGCAAAAACAACAGGATTAGCTGCTTATTTTAAGGAGCGAGTGCAGACAAAAGCAGTAATTGTAGCCTGTGTTTTTTATAGCCTGCTTGTCATCACCTTTGCACTGTATATGGGCGACTGGTCACTACTTGCTTTATATATTATCATGCTATGTAGCCTGCTTTTCTATCGCCATTGGTCAAATAAAAACTTTGCAGGAATGACAGGGGACTTACTTGGTGCACTTTATGAAGGGATGGAGCTTGTGCTATGGGGGACGCTATTACTATTCATTTAA
- a CDS encoding histidine phosphatase family protein, which translates to MGDAITIHLIRHGKTQANTERKYIGHTDEPILPLQPVHIAVQPTIVYGSDLKRCQQTAACYFPQVPYEASADLRELDFGQFEMKTYEQLKDDPHYRKWLANPAQVTPPSGESFQAFKERVGHAVQQIITGPGQYTFVVHGGVIRLLLAQFSQQPFEGLHAEHHLLYSCYWSHFSAWKEGERCTSISEVPIMVNDSM; encoded by the coding sequence ATGGGGGACGCTATTACTATTCATTTAATTCGTCACGGTAAAACGCAGGCGAATACTGAACGAAAATATATTGGGCATACGGATGAACCAATTTTGCCATTGCAGCCGGTGCACATTGCCGTACAGCCTACCATTGTTTATGGAAGTGACTTAAAACGCTGTCAGCAGACGGCAGCCTGCTATTTTCCGCAAGTACCTTATGAGGCGAGCGCGGATTTACGTGAGCTTGACTTTGGGCAGTTTGAAATGAAAACATATGAGCAATTAAAAGACGACCCACACTATAGAAAATGGTTAGCAAATCCTGCGCAAGTAACACCGCCATCTGGTGAAAGCTTTCAAGCGTTTAAAGAACGAGTAGGGCATGCTGTACAACAAATTATTACAGGGCCAGGTCAGTATACCTTCGTTGTACATGGAGGGGTGATTCGTTTATTGTTGGCACAGTTTTCACAGCAGCCATTTGAAGGCCTACATGCAGAGCATCATCTACTATATAGCTGCTATTGGTCGCATTTTTCTGCATGGAAGGAGGGAGAGCGATGCACGTCTATATCGGAGGTGCCTATAATGGTAAACGACAGTATGTAA
- a CDS encoding bifunctional adenosylcobinamide kinase/adenosylcobinamide-phosphate guanylyltransferase yields the protein MHVYIGGAYNGKRQYVRQHYKQQHIFEGHLPEPTAFRQQDVVILGRFEEMVKRLAHLTEDEIVAILMDKLRQLDAQATVVCICTDMGRGIVPLEREQRFLRDTCGRLYQAMFAYSEQVTRIWYGIPQIVKEKGL from the coding sequence ATGCACGTCTATATCGGAGGTGCCTATAATGGTAAACGACAGTATGTAAGGCAGCATTATAAACAGCAGCATATTTTTGAGGGACATTTACCAGAGCCGACTGCTTTTAGGCAGCAAGATGTTGTAATCCTAGGACGCTTTGAAGAAATGGTCAAGCGGCTTGCCCATTTAACAGAGGATGAAATTGTAGCTATATTAATGGACAAATTGCGACAGCTAGATGCTCAGGCAACAGTAGTATGTATTTGTACAGATATGGGAAGAGGCATTGTCCCACTAGAGAGAGAGCAGCGATTTCTACGAGATACTTGTGGTAGATTGTATCAAGCGATGTTTGCATATAGCGAGCAAGTGACACGCATTTGGTACGGTATTCCGCAAATAGTAAAGGAGAAGGGACTATGA
- a CDS encoding ECF transporter S component, whose translation MTRENLRFIVLTALLAALCAIGGLVKIPVFIASAALDSAPALLAAFVLPPIYAGFVGALGHLATALSSGMPFGSFHAIIAFEMFTIIWIFARLHKAGFAKTKWAWMLVANGFIAALPFYFLISPAFYIGALPGLLLATVINIGVAIACAPVLQRVKKMVKWEG comes from the coding sequence ATGACGAGAGAAAATTTACGTTTTATCGTTTTAACGGCATTATTAGCAGCCTTATGCGCAATAGGAGGGCTTGTTAAAATACCTGTTTTTATCGCGTCAGCCGCGCTTGATTCGGCTCCAGCATTATTAGCCGCCTTTGTGCTGCCGCCTATTTATGCAGGCTTTGTGGGTGCTTTAGGACATCTGGCAACAGCGCTAAGCTCAGGAATGCCGTTCGGCTCATTTCATGCCATTATTGCATTTGAAATGTTCACGATTATTTGGATTTTTGCACGTTTACATAAAGCGGGCTTTGCTAAAACGAAATGGGCTTGGATGCTTGTCGCAAATGGTTTTATAGCTGCATTACCATTTTATTTTTTAATTTCACCAGCCTTTTACATCGGTGCATTGCCGGGTTTATTGCTTGCTACAGTCATTAATATTGGAGTGGCTATTGCCTGTGCTCCTGTACTCCAACGTGTGAAAAAAATGGTGAAATGGGAGGGGTAA
- a CDS encoding DUF3298 and DUF4163 domain-containing protein, with protein sequence MSFTFPVTTQTHTVQNTPQQIIYYPQAIQMHNPSLQFFINQTIVHETQQLINKQAGSMPSTIEQMLGTYELKNNQRDVLSLTLSNYVYFYHAAHGMTVVQPLTFDLKKGELCQLKDLFKPNSDYVNVISRHIKEQIKERNIPVIEPFTTISPNQFFYIADKTLVIFFQLYDLAPYYYGLPMFPISVYELANIVVEDEPLGRMM encoded by the coding sequence TTGTCTTTTACATTTCCAGTGACAACGCAAACGCATACTGTCCAAAATACGCCACAGCAAATTATTTACTATCCTCAAGCAATACAAATGCATAATCCTTCATTACAATTTTTTATTAATCAAACAATCGTCCATGAAACGCAGCAATTAATAAATAAACAAGCAGGTAGTATGCCTTCTACAATCGAGCAAATGCTAGGCACATATGAGCTGAAAAATAATCAGCGCGATGTGCTCAGCTTAACGCTATCGAACTATGTTTATTTTTATCATGCCGCACACGGGATGACGGTTGTTCAACCGCTGACATTTGACTTGAAAAAAGGAGAGCTATGTCAGTTGAAAGATTTATTTAAACCAAATAGCGATTATGTCAACGTCATATCTCGGCATATTAAGGAGCAAATAAAAGAGCGCAATATCCCAGTAATTGAGCCATTTACGACCATTTCACCAAATCAATTTTTCTATATTGCAGATAAAACACTCGTTATTTTCTTCCAATTATACGATTTAGCACCGTATTATTATGGCTTACCAATGTTCCCAATTTCGGTGTATGAACTTGCCAATATCGTAGTAGAAGATGAACCACTTGGGAGAATGATGTAA
- a CDS encoding HAAS signaling domain-containing protein produces MKLIEAYVYEVTRRLPKKSRNDIALELTSTIEDMLPDNYSADDIKLALEKLGSPAHLAANYRDEARYLIGPSLYDSYVDTIKLILPWALLITLIVQVVQNILLLNEVQSILAILIKFVSFSIVDLIMVALHVLFWITITFVILERSGVRNLTVNEEWTVEELDKVQIIPDKKGISIGEILFEFGWFIIFTICYFTAGHFIGIHQTTDSGNLLFVMPIFQQQTLLAFAPFFLLAIALEIVLLLYKLKHRVWTMNMAIANLIIKLISVVIFIIIIRNTNLINAELAPYLANLMNIATIKIEQSLSYIVILTIITIIITTCIDIYKGFHKAKI; encoded by the coding sequence ATGAAGTTAATTGAAGCGTATGTGTATGAGGTAACACGTAGATTACCTAAAAAAAGCCGAAATGATATTGCACTTGAGCTGACATCAACAATTGAAGATATGCTACCAGACAATTACAGTGCAGACGATATTAAGCTTGCTTTAGAAAAGCTTGGTAGCCCTGCTCATCTTGCTGCAAATTATCGTGATGAAGCGCGTTATTTAATTGGACCTTCGCTGTATGATTCATACGTCGATACAATTAAATTGATATTGCCATGGGCACTATTAATAACGCTTATTGTGCAAGTCGTCCAAAATATTTTATTACTTAATGAAGTACAATCTATTCTAGCAATTTTAATTAAATTTGTGAGTTTTAGTATTGTAGATTTAATCATGGTGGCATTGCATGTGTTGTTTTGGATAACAATTACTTTTGTTATTTTAGAGCGTAGCGGTGTTAGAAATTTAACGGTGAATGAAGAATGGACAGTAGAGGAGTTAGACAAAGTACAAATAATTCCTGATAAAAAAGGAATTTCTATCGGTGAAATATTATTTGAATTTGGCTGGTTTATTATTTTTACGATTTGTTATTTCACAGCAGGGCATTTTATCGGTATACACCAAACTACTGACAGTGGTAATTTGCTGTTCGTTATGCCTATTTTCCAGCAACAAACTTTGTTGGCATTCGCCCCCTTTTTCCTACTAGCTATTGCATTGGAAATTGTGCTACTTTTATACAAACTGAAGCATCGGGTATGGACAATGAATATGGCCATAGCAAATCTTATAATTAAATTAATTAGTGTTGTCATTTTTATTATTATCATTCGCAACACAAATTTAATAAATGCTGAGCTTGCTCCTTATTTAGCTAATTTAATGAATATCGCTACTATAAAAATCGAGCAAAGTCTAAGCTACATCGTTATTTTGACAATAATTACAATTATCATTACAACTTGTATTGATATTTATAAAGGCTTTCATAAAGCAAAAATATAA
- a CDS encoding PadR family transcriptional regulator → MSSLIDSFTIELRRGTLTLAVLSQLQTPQYGYSLVQRLEQAGVSIEQNTLYPLLRRLEKQELVTSSWDTTESRPRKYYVISNYGNEIFEQLKTEWLTLASELNTLLQGDDK, encoded by the coding sequence ATGAGCTCGTTAATTGATTCTTTCACAATAGAATTGAGACGCGGCACGTTGACTTTAGCCGTCTTAAGCCAATTACAAACACCTCAGTATGGCTATTCACTTGTTCAGCGCTTAGAACAAGCAGGCGTTAGTATTGAACAAAACACGCTATATCCCCTGCTAAGACGTTTAGAAAAGCAAGAACTTGTCACAAGTAGTTGGGATACAACTGAAAGCAGACCACGTAAATATTACGTAATTAGCAATTATGGCAATGAGATTTTTGAGCAGCTAAAAACAGAATGGCTAACTTTAGCAAGTGAATTAAATACTTTGTTACAAGGAGATGATAAATAA
- the pgeF gene encoding peptidoglycan editing factor PgeF: MLQLYMNNEHFLAGITLKNDSMESNNMAFYTSESPLTVLQNRQQLANEIGYLLKDFVCPEQTHSANFQKITKSQKGNGAENQASAIPQTDALYTYEQGVVLAIFTADCVPVIITNATTGLCAVIHSGWQGTVKEITAKLLQKLMEEGNNPTDFHVQIGMALSQQRFEVDADVYKQFQALGYADDFMYFHKPTKKYHIDNQFTVRQQCLLAGVPTENIQLDRTCTYDAAHGFSYRQQKTCGRHMIFVVRK; the protein is encoded by the coding sequence ATGCTTCAACTTTATATGAATAACGAGCATTTTTTAGCTGGAATAACACTGAAGAACGATAGCATGGAATCCAATAATATGGCATTTTACACATCTGAAAGCCCACTGACTGTTCTTCAAAATCGCCAGCAACTTGCTAACGAAATTGGCTATTTACTAAAAGATTTTGTTTGCCCAGAACAAACACATAGTGCAAACTTCCAAAAGATAACGAAATCCCAAAAAGGTAACGGCGCAGAAAATCAAGCATCTGCCATCCCGCAAACGGATGCCCTGTATACGTATGAGCAAGGAGTTGTACTCGCGATTTTTACAGCAGATTGCGTGCCTGTTATCATAACGAATGCCACAACAGGTTTATGTGCCGTAATTCATAGTGGCTGGCAAGGAACTGTGAAAGAAATTACAGCAAAATTGCTACAAAAATTAATGGAGGAAGGAAACAACCCTACTGATTTTCACGTGCAAATTGGCATGGCGTTAAGCCAGCAACGCTTTGAAGTAGATGCAGATGTATATAAGCAGTTTCAAGCGCTTGGCTATGCTGATGATTTTATGTACTTTCATAAGCCAACAAAAAAATATCATATCGACAATCAATTCACTGTACGACAGCAATGTCTACTAGCTGGTGTGCCAACAGAAAATATACAGCTCGACCGAACATGTACATACGACGCAGCACATGGCTTCTCCTACCGCCAACAAAAAACTTGTGGTAGACATATGATTTTTGTTGTACGTAAATAA